A genome region from Gadus chalcogrammus isolate NIFS_2021 chromosome 7, NIFS_Gcha_1.0, whole genome shotgun sequence includes the following:
- the LOC130385806 gene encoding proline-rich protein HaeIII subfamily 1-like isoform X2, with protein MMEVDRQTTRQREGRDSLPFTLRETTQNSTSSPAKLTSSKAPANVHFPLPCCGGPGGPGAHPRLSALSAKVFCAVLHPPPLPALAGPGPGSRPACQSPPAQGPPAQSPPAQGPPAQGPPAQSPPAQGPDQDSAQGPPAQSPPAQGPDQDSAQGPDQDSAQGPPAQGPPAQGPPAQGPPAQVPDQDSAQSPDQRPPVQGPAQGPPVQGPAQGPPVQGPVQGPPAQGPAQGPSTRSLVQLHSELQSLRGDLDHMKSQHNKEIKLLMNELDEEKRVRLTLQMEVQRMKKQMSKLLDRK; from the exons ATGATggaggtggacagacagacaactaGACAGAGAGAAGGGCGGGACTCACTCCCTTTCACGCTAAGAGAAACCACTCAGAATTCCACCTCCtct CCAGCTAAACTGACCTCCTCCAAGGCCCCCGCCAACGTCCATTTCCCCCTGCCCTGCTGTGGGGGTCCCGGCGGTCCGGGAGCCCACCCTCGTCTCTCGGCCCTGTCCGCCAAAGTCTTCTGTGCTGTCCTGCACCCGCCACCTCTACCAGCCCTGGCAGGCCCTGGGCCCGGCAGCCGACCCGCATGCCAGAGTCCCCCAGCCCAGGGTCCCCCAGCCCAGAGTCCCCCAGCCCAGGGTCCCCCAGCCCAGGGTCCCCCAGCCCAGAGTCCCCCAGCCCAGGGTCCAGACCAGGATTCAGCCCAGGGTCCCCCAGCCCAGAGTCCCCCAGCCCAGGGTCCAGACCAGGATTCAGCCCAGGGTCCAGACCAGGATTCAGCCCAGGGTCCTCCAGCCCAGGGTCCACCAGCCCAGGGTCCTCCAGCCCAGGGTCCACCAGCCCAGGTTCCAGACCAGGATTCAGCCCAGAGTCCGGATCAGCGTCCACCAGTCCAGGGTCCAGCCCAGGGTCCCCCAGTCCAGGGTCCAGCCCAGGGTCCCCCAGTCCAGGGTCCAGTCCAGGGTCCACCAGCCCAGGGTCCAGCCCAGGGTCCCAGCACCAGGTCTCTGGTTCAGCTGCACAGTGAGCTACAAAGCCTCCGGGGGGACCTGGATCACATGAAGAGCCAGCATAA CAAGGAGATAAAACTGTTGATGAATGAACTAGACGAAGAGAAGAGGGTTCGCTTGACATTACAG ATGGAGGTACAGCGCATGAAGAAACAAATGTCAAAATTACTGGATCGTAAATAA
- the LOC130385805 gene encoding lipase member H-like, with the protein MYAPTCLLYALVISMWVDKAPGQACDTFTDLDLHHAIVGTEVNVRLLLYSRADPECGRLLLHSAAPPAMNLSLPTTFIIHGFRPTGSPPVWLLPMAELVLEREDRNVVVVDWNYGAANIDYFRSVRNSKDTATNLTAFIRTMQEHGASLDSIHMIGISLGAHISGFVGADLNGSIGRITGLDAAGPMFAGKLPEYRLDRTDAQFVDVIHTDIDALGLREPLGHIDFYPNGGADQLGCPKTILKGVAYFKCDHQRSTFLFMESLNKTCEIRAFPCTTYDDFLDARCTDCTQFGAQGCPIFGYDVVKWKDTLLRLGQTKSFFNTNGAKPYCKTNYRFDVITWNQEVQWGYITIKLYGKNQSAKATIDHKRLKFEKYTETQLLAQFDGVVETVEKMSVTYSSAIVLGPKHKLRVLQLRLQRIEGSTSLSRSLCRYDLLLKEKEEVTFRPIPCVDSNF; encoded by the exons CACCAGGCCAGGCGTGCGACACCTTCACCGACCTCGACCTGCACCACGCCATCGTGGGCACGGAGGTGAATGTCCGCCTGCTGCTCTACTCCCGGGCCGACCCCGAGTGCGGCCGCCTCCTCCTGCACTCGGCGGCGCCCCCCGCCATGAACCTGTCGCTGCCCACCACCTTCATCATCCACGGCTTCCGGCCCACTGGGTCGCCCCCCGTGTGGCTGCTGCCGATGGCGGAGCTGGTCCTGGAGCGCGAGGACCGcaacgtggtggtggtggactggAACTACGGCGCCGCCAACATCGACTACTTCcgatccgtgaggaactcgaaAGACACCGCCACCAACCTCACCGCCTTCATCCGGACCATGCAG GAACATGGTGCCTCGCTCGACTCCATCCACATGATAGGGATCAGCCTGGGAGCGCACATATCTGGCTTCGTAGGAGCTGATCTGAACGGGAGCATCGGAAGAATCACAG ggttggATGCCGCCGGGCCCATGTTCGCTGGGAAGCTCCCAGAATACCGCCTGGACAGAACCGACGCCCAGTTTGTGGACGTCATCCACACGGATATCGACG CTCTTGGACTACGAGAGCCGCTGGGTCACATCGATTTCTATCCCAACGGGGGCGCAGACCAACTCGGCTGTCCAAAAACAATCCTGAAGG GGGTGGCCTATTTCAAGTGTGACCACCAGAGATCAACATTTCTCTTCATGGAGTCTCTGAACAAGACGTGTGAAATCAGGGCCTTCCCATGCACCACTTACGATGACTTCCTGGATGCCCGCTGCACAGACTGCACTCAGTTCGGCGCACAAGGATGCCCCATATTTG GGTATGACGTAGTAAAGTGGAAGGACACCTTGCTGAGATTGGGACAAACCAAATCTTTCTTCAACACAAACGGCGCGAAACCGTACTGCA AAACCAACTACCGGTTTGACGTCATAACGTGGAATCAGGAGGTGCAGTGGGGCTACATCACCATCAAACTCTATGGCAAAAACCAGTCAGCTAAAGCCACCATTGACCA CAAGCGGTTGAAGTTTGAGAAGTACACAGAGACTCAGCTGTTGGCGCAGTTTGACGGAGTCGTGGAGACGGTGGAGAAGATGTCCGTCACATACTCTTCTGCCATCGTTCTCGGCCCGAAGCATAAACTACGGGTTCTCCAACTTCGCCTCCAGCGCATCGAAGGCTCCACCAG TTTATCAAGGTCTCTTTGTCGCTACGACCTCctgctgaaggagaaggaggaggtcacCTTCAGACCTATCCCCTGTGTGGATTCAAACTTCTGA
- the LOC130385806 gene encoding proline-rich protein HaeIII subfamily 1-like isoform X1: MDVQLTGNGGPTRSCHRGSVVSRDSCSPAPCRRVDPMMEVDRQTTRQREGRDSLPFTLRETTQNSTSSPAKLTSSKAPANVHFPLPCCGGPGGPGAHPRLSALSAKVFCAVLHPPPLPALAGPGPGSRPACQSPPAQGPPAQSPPAQGPPAQGPPAQSPPAQGPDQDSAQGPPAQSPPAQGPDQDSAQGPDQDSAQGPPAQGPPAQGPPAQGPPAQVPDQDSAQSPDQRPPVQGPAQGPPVQGPAQGPPVQGPVQGPPAQGPAQGPSTRSLVQLHSELQSLRGDLDHMKSQHNKEIKLLMNELDEEKRVRLTLQMEVQRMKKQMSKLLDRK; this comes from the exons ATGGACGTTCAATTGACGGGTAACGGAGGTCCAACACG AAGCTGTCACCGTGGAAGTGTCGTGTCCCGGGACAGCTGTAGCCCTGCTCCTTGTCGACGG GTGGACCCCATGATggaggtggacagacagacaactaGACAGAGAGAAGGGCGGGACTCACTCCCTTTCACGCTAAGAGAAACCACTCAGAATTCCACCTCCtct CCAGCTAAACTGACCTCCTCCAAGGCCCCCGCCAACGTCCATTTCCCCCTGCCCTGCTGTGGGGGTCCCGGCGGTCCGGGAGCCCACCCTCGTCTCTCGGCCCTGTCCGCCAAAGTCTTCTGTGCTGTCCTGCACCCGCCACCTCTACCAGCCCTGGCAGGCCCTGGGCCCGGCAGCCGACCCGCATGCCAGAGTCCCCCAGCCCAGGGTCCCCCAGCCCAGAGTCCCCCAGCCCAGGGTCCCCCAGCCCAGGGTCCCCCAGCCCAGAGTCCCCCAGCCCAGGGTCCAGACCAGGATTCAGCCCAGGGTCCCCCAGCCCAGAGTCCCCCAGCCCAGGGTCCAGACCAGGATTCAGCCCAGGGTCCAGACCAGGATTCAGCCCAGGGTCCTCCAGCCCAGGGTCCACCAGCCCAGGGTCCTCCAGCCCAGGGTCCACCAGCCCAGGTTCCAGACCAGGATTCAGCCCAGAGTCCGGATCAGCGTCCACCAGTCCAGGGTCCAGCCCAGGGTCCCCCAGTCCAGGGTCCAGCCCAGGGTCCCCCAGTCCAGGGTCCAGTCCAGGGTCCACCAGCCCAGGGTCCAGCCCAGGGTCCCAGCACCAGGTCTCTGGTTCAGCTGCACAGTGAGCTACAAAGCCTCCGGGGGGACCTGGATCACATGAAGAGCCAGCATAA CAAGGAGATAAAACTGTTGATGAATGAACTAGACGAAGAGAAGAGGGTTCGCTTGACATTACAG ATGGAGGTACAGCGCATGAAGAAACAAATGTCAAAATTACTGGATCGTAAATAA